A single genomic interval of Romboutsia ilealis harbors:
- a CDS encoding helix-turn-helix domain-containing protein, whose protein sequence is MNNSGKTTPDERCCIVNLLDLGWSIRKIVKYINRNDYTISREVRRNFINGKYLTHIVNEIYKNNKMNCVSEGKLYNYEVKNIDNLFC, encoded by the coding sequence ATTAATAATAGCGGCAAAACTACTCCAGATGAAAGGTGTTGCATAGTTAATCTATTAGACTTAGGATGGAGTATAAGAAAAATAGTAAAATATATTAATAGAAATGATTATACAATTTCAAGAGAAGTTAGAAGAAATTTTATCAATGGAAAATATTTAACTCATATAGTAAATGAAATTTATAAAAACAATAAAATGAATTGTGTATCGGAGGGAAAATTATATAACTATGAAGTTAAAAATATAGATAATTTATTTTGTTGA